The genomic interval AGAAGTTACCCTTTCCAAGTAGAGAAACCTACGATCATGGAAACCCATATCATTCAAGCATGTTGGTTTTGGTTCCATTCTGTGAGGCTCAAGATAGAGTGGCTTTTAAGAGAAACCTGTACAATTAATGTAGTTCTTAATCttaaaaatacataataatcGAGATTAGAGATAAACCCAATATTACTAACCCTCTTTTAAAATAAGTCCACACATGTTCTATTAATCTACAGCTAATCCTTGCTTCAGACATTTCATATGTATTCACATGAAATGATAGACACCATTTTTTGGGTCAATTGGATTTTGTGTGTGCTGAATTAGGAATATATGATCCATTTTTCATTGGGATCAACACTTACCCAAGTCCCAAGACCAGTTAGTTATATATGAACATACAGTTAGAGAACAAGAAAGTATTAACAGTGATGAAGGATGAAAATTACCTTGTTATTTAGTGATTATGAGAACTCAAACTACTCTCTCAAGTTGACTATATATCATCATATATAAGATGAcacagaagaagaaagaagctaCTGCATGAGAGAGCTTACACCACATTCTCTCCCATGTTTGGTGTCGGAGAAATTTCCAATAAGTCCAAAGCCCTCACAGCTGTTCTTTCATTGCTCAAGATCTCATGAGCTGCCCCCATCAAGCAATTATTAGCAACTAATCAATCACCCCAGAACCCCCAAAATTCAACCAATTATTTATATACCAACTCCTAATCTTCATCCAATCTTCTTTCCACTGCTTCAGTTTCACTCTCTCTGTGTCTCACTCTGTTTTGGATTCTGAAAATGGTGGAAAACCAGACAGAGTAGCCAGTTAGAGATACCCAGTATGAAGATTTtgctcatcttcttcttgttttacTGTTTCATTGGTTTTGCTTCTTATGGTTCTTCTGCTGTGGTCAGCCATGAAGCAtctgcattgctttcactcagAGCAGGCCTGCTTGATCCAATGGGGAGTCTTGAGAATTGGAAAGTTGAGGCTGATCACTGTAACTGGACTGGAGTATGGTGCAACAGTGACGGTTATGTAGAGAAGCTTGATCTCTCCCACATGAACCTCAGTGGTTCAGTCTCCGGTGACATCCAATGGCTCAAGAGTCTCACTACTCTCAACCTCTGCTGCAGTGCATTCTCTTCATCGTTGCCGAAATCCATGTCGAATCTCACTGCACTGAAGAGTCTTGATGTGAGTCAGAATTCATTCGTTGGTGATTTTCCGGTGGGACTAGGAAGTGCGGAGAGCTTGTCATATCTGAATGCTTCCAGCAACAACTTCTCGGGGCTTCTGCCGGAGGATATTGGCAATGCAACAATGCTGGAGACTCTGGATCTTCGAGGGAGTTTCTTTGAAGGGGAGATTCCCAAGTCCTTAAGGAAGTTGCAAAAGATGAAGTTTCTTGGCCTCTCTGGGAATAATCTCACAGGTCAAATCCCATCAGAGCTTGGAGAGCTTTCGTCATTGGAGAGCATCATTCTAGGGTACAATGAGTTTGAAGGTGGGATTCCACTGGAATTTGGAAACCTCACCAACTTGAAGTATCTTGATTTGGCAGTTGGCAATCTCAGTGGTGACATTCCAGCTGAGTTGGGGAAGCTGCAGCTACTAGAGACAGTGTTCTTGTACAAGAACAACTTTGAAGGTACAATCCCACCTCAAATCGGCAGCATTTCTTCGTTGCAGTTGCTTGATCTCTCCGACAACAAGTTATCGGGTGAAATCCCAGCTGAGGTTGGTGAGATGAAGAATCTGCAGCTTCTGAATCTCATGTCCAACAAGTTGTCAGGTTCGGTACCATTGGGACTTGGAAACTTGACTCAGTTGGCAGTGCTTGAGCTGTGGAACAATTCTCTATCAGGCTCTTTACCGAGTGATCTTGGTAAAAATGCTCCATTGGTGTGGTTGGATGTATCATCCAACTCATTTTCCGGTGAGCTTCCAGCGACATTGTGCAATAAGGGCAATCTCACCAAGCTTATCCTCTTCAACAATGCCTTCACAGGTCCAATTCCAGTTGGCCTGTCAACTTGTCTTTCACTTGTTCGTGTCCGAATGCAGAACAACCTGCTTTCTGGATCAATCCCAGTTGGTCTTGGCAAGCTAGGGAGGCTTCAAAGGTTAGAATTGGCTAATAACAATCTCACTGGTGCAATCCCTGATgacatttcttcttctacatcaATTTCTTTCATTGATATATCTCGAAACCGCCTCCGTTCTTCTCTTCCTTCCACCATTCTCTCTGCTCCAAGTTTGCAAACGTTCATGGCCTCCAATAATTTCTTAGTAGGAAAAATTCCAGACCAGTTCCAGGATTGTCCTTCACTTTCTGTGCTTGATCTCTCATCAAACAGTTTCTCTGGAACCATTCCAGCAAGCATTGCTTCTTGTGAGAAATTAGTGAACTTAAATCTTGCCAACAACCAATTGACTGGTGAAATCCCAAAGTCCATTGCCATGATGCCCACATTGTCCATTTTGGACTTGTCCAACAACTCTCTCACTGGAGGAATACCGGAAAATTTCGGAATCTCTCCAGCATTGGAAACTCTCAATGTCTCATACAACAAGCTAGAGGGTGCTGTCCCAGCAAATGGTGTGCTTAGGACAATAAATCCGAGTGACCTTGTAGGCAATGCTGGTCTCTGTGGCAGTGTGCTGCCTCCTTGTGcccgaaatccatcattggaaTCAAGGCATAGGGGCTTGCATACTAAGAAAATTATTGCAGGGTGGGTGATTGGGATTTCTTCAGCTTTAGCAGTTGCCATTGCACTTTTTGGTGCAAGGTCTCTATACAAGAGGTGGTATGCAGATGGAAGTTGCTTCGAAGATAGGTTCGATGTGGGAAATGGAGAGTGGCCATGGAGATTGATGGCTTTCCAGAGGCTTGGTTTCACAACTGCCGACATTCTAGCTTGTGTAAAGGAATCAAACGTGATTGGAATGGGATCTACTGGCATTGTCTATAAGGCTGAGATAACAAGATCAAACacagttgttgcagttaagaAGTTGTGGAGACCAGCAACAGATGTTGAAACTGGAAGCAGTGGTGATCTAGTTGGGGAAGTGAATCTCTTAGGGAGGCTAAGGCATCGGAATATTGTTCGGTTACTAGGATTTCTGAACAATGATACCAATTTGATGATAATATACGAGTATATGAACAATGGCAGCCTTGGAGAAGCTCTTCATGGAAAGCAAGCTGCAAGGTTGCTTGTAGATTGGGTTTCCAGGTATAACATAGCAGTTGGAGTTGCGCAAGGTCTTGCTTATCTCCACCATGATTGCCACCCACCAGTCATTCACAGAGACATCAAGTCCAACAACATACTACTGGATGCAAACCTTGAGGCTAGGATTGCTGATTTTGGGTTGGCAAGGATGATGGTCCGGAAAAATGAGACCCTTTCCATGGTGGCTGGTTCCTATGGCTACATTGCCCCTGGTGAGTTTCACGAATCAACCTTGCGAACTGTCTGTTTTAAACTGGAAGTTTAACTGTGCTTATCAAGTTCCTATAACTTTTTTCATCACTAACATTGTAATTTTGTGACCTGTTTTCATCAGAATATGGATACACCTTGAAGGTGGATGAGAAGATTGACATCTACAGCTATGGTGTGGTTCTACTCGAGCTTCTAACAGGAAAGAGGCCATTAGACCCTCAGTTTGGAGAGTCAGTAGACATCGTTGAATGGATTCGGAGGAAGATTACAGACAACAAATGTTTAGAAGAAGTATTAGACCCCAGTGTGGGAAATTCCAAGCATGTTCAAGAAGAGATGCTCTTGGTCCTTAGAATAGCCCTTGTTTGCACAACTAAGCTTCCCAAGGACAGACCCTCCATGAGAGATGTCATAACCATGCTGGGAGAGGCAACGCCTCGACGAAAaagcagcagcaacaacaatGATGCATATGCATCTAACAAAGACCAACCAGTCTTTAGTACCTCACCTGTAAATGGTCTTCTATAGGGACAGAATTTTGAGTTCCCTACCTGGGcatcattattttcatttatcAAGTTGTATGTAAGATTAAGATGGcatttttgttcattttgtaATCAGTGGTTCATATTTGTGTATGAAGACAGAAGATTGTAACCAGAGAATATTGTACGCATTACCAGAATAACATTTTAAGTTTAACATAAGACACCAgttataatttctttttcaaagGAATCCCATCAACATATTCTCTATTGTGTTCCAAAACACCTAGTTCATGCAGTTTCTCTTGGTTCTTTTTAGGGTCATCTTCAGTAACATGTACAGCATGCCAATTCAAACTTTATCAAATCTTAACACGTTTTCCTTTATTTTCTAGAATATAACTATTGCACAATTTCACTCCATTGAAATGGGGGAATAGGGCAAGTAGCTAAGCAAGCAAAAGCAATTGAGTAACCCCATATATACATCagcaacaaaatttcatcacagGTACGTGTATTATATGTAGTACACTAAAATATAAGATAGCTCTGGCTTTGAGAAGCAGCCATGTAACTTCTAGAGAAGGCAAAGCAAAAAGAAATGGAATAACATTCCACATCAAGCAAAAATGAAACAGAACACCATAGCTTCTCTTATCTCCATATGCTCCAATTATGTCTTACCCACTTTGTACACTGTAAAACATAGGTTCTTTGTATCCTTGCCGAAGTTCTCACAAATGGAGCTGTATCAGCTCATGCATCTCTGCCTTGCATTCTTTTCCTGCAGCCTTGGAGCTGCGATTTAAAGTAACAGAGTTAGATGCATTCCGGCTTTTGGAGGCAAATTTGAAGCTTATTCCTACACATCTACGTACCAAGTCCATTAGCCTCAGATTTCCTCATGATTCTTAGCCTCTTAACTGAATTGAGAAACATCCTGAATAAAAagtatttaaaataataagaTATGAGAAAAAGGCTGAAAACCTTATCAGTCAAGGAGAAACAAGCACATTATCACTAAAGACTAGAGATTTGCATCGCACACAAAGCGGCTATGTTATTGAAGAATCTCACCCCCAAGGAACATCCCCAACAAGCATCCAGTCACCTTCTTTGTCTTCATAAGTCAGTGCGAAATCAAATGAACCATCAAGCAACTTAGAAGGTGTAGTTTCTCCCACCATCATATCATGCTCCTGAC from Argentina anserina chromosome 2, drPotAnse1.1, whole genome shotgun sequence carries:
- the LOC126783410 gene encoding MDIS1-interacting receptor like kinase 1 → MKILLIFFLFYCFIGFASYGSSAVVSHEASALLSLRAGLLDPMGSLENWKVEADHCNWTGVWCNSDGYVEKLDLSHMNLSGSVSGDIQWLKSLTTLNLCCSAFSSSLPKSMSNLTALKSLDVSQNSFVGDFPVGLGSAESLSYLNASSNNFSGLLPEDIGNATMLETLDLRGSFFEGEIPKSLRKLQKMKFLGLSGNNLTGQIPSELGELSSLESIILGYNEFEGGIPLEFGNLTNLKYLDLAVGNLSGDIPAELGKLQLLETVFLYKNNFEGTIPPQIGSISSLQLLDLSDNKLSGEIPAEVGEMKNLQLLNLMSNKLSGSVPLGLGNLTQLAVLELWNNSLSGSLPSDLGKNAPLVWLDVSSNSFSGELPATLCNKGNLTKLILFNNAFTGPIPVGLSTCLSLVRVRMQNNLLSGSIPVGLGKLGRLQRLELANNNLTGAIPDDISSSTSISFIDISRNRLRSSLPSTILSAPSLQTFMASNNFLVGKIPDQFQDCPSLSVLDLSSNSFSGTIPASIASCEKLVNLNLANNQLTGEIPKSIAMMPTLSILDLSNNSLTGGIPENFGISPALETLNVSYNKLEGAVPANGVLRTINPSDLVGNAGLCGSVLPPCARNPSLESRHRGLHTKKIIAGWVIGISSALAVAIALFGARSLYKRWYADGSCFEDRFDVGNGEWPWRLMAFQRLGFTTADILACVKESNVIGMGSTGIVYKAEITRSNTVVAVKKLWRPATDVETGSSGDLVGEVNLLGRLRHRNIVRLLGFLNNDTNLMIIYEYMNNGSLGEALHGKQAARLLVDWVSRYNIAVGVAQGLAYLHHDCHPPVIHRDIKSNNILLDANLEARIADFGLARMMVRKNETLSMVAGSYGYIAPEYGYTLKVDEKIDIYSYGVVLLELLTGKRPLDPQFGESVDIVEWIRRKITDNKCLEEVLDPSVGNSKHVQEEMLLVLRIALVCTTKLPKDRPSMRDVITMLGEATPRRKSSSNNNDAYASNKDQPVFSTSPVNGLL